A region of Solanum dulcamara chromosome 7, daSolDulc1.2, whole genome shotgun sequence DNA encodes the following proteins:
- the LOC129896311 gene encoding gibberellin-regulated protein 6 — MAKLVSFFLLALIAISMVATTVLAADAQYHLDRARYGPGSLKPTQCLPQCTRRCSKTQYHKPCMFFCQKCCKTCLCVPPGFYGNKGVCPCYNNWKTKEGGPKCP; from the exons ATGGCAAAGCttgtttcttttttccttttggcCCTTATTGCCATTTCCATGGTTGCAACCACTGTTCTGGCTGCAGATGCCCAGTACCACCTTGATCGT GCAAGGTATGGTCCAGGGAGCTTGAAGCCAACAC AATGCCTGCCACAATGTACAAGAAGATGTAGCAAGACACAGTACCACAAGCCATGCATGTTCTTTTGCCAGAAATGCTGTAAGACATGCCTATGTGTTCCTCCTGGTTTCTATGGAAACAAAGGTGTTTGCCCCTGCTACAACAACTGGAAgaccaaagaaggaggaccaaaGTGCCCTTAA